Part of the Pseudodesulfovibrio hydrargyri genome is shown below.
CTGGAACTACCCATTCCTGCTGCCCCTGCTGGCCGTGCCCCTGGGACTGACCATCCTCTTCTTCATGCACAACCCGGAACCCAAGAAATCCGGGAGCCTCAAGGAATATTTCACGGAGGCCATGCGGCGGATGAAGACGCGCCAGGCCATGGCCCTGTTCGCCACCACCCTTTTGACCTTCGTCATCCTGTACGGCCCGCTGATCACCTACCTGCCCCTGCTGCTCAGCCACCGGTTCGCGGCCTCGCCCGCGACAATCGGGTTGGTCTTCCTGGCCGCCTCGGGCTTCACCGGGCTGGCCTCGTTCCAGCTCGGCAGGCTGACCCTGCGTTTCGGGCAGCGGACCCTGCTCACGGCCGCGGCCGTGCTCTACGGGCTGTGCATGCTCCTGACCCCGCACGCGCCGACCCTGCTGCTGACCATTCCCCCGGTCATCTGCTTCGGCCTGGCCCAGGGGCTGAACATCCCCACGGTCATGACCATGCTGACGACCATCGCGCCCATGGAGCAGCGCGGCGCGTTCATGGCCGCCAACGGGCTGCTCCTGCGCCTAGCCCAGACCGTGGCTCCCATGGTCATGGGAGGGCTCTACGCCATGGGCGGCATGGACGCCGTTTTCTGGGGGGGCTTCGTCTGCGCGGTGGCCATCCTGATCCTGGCGCGCTTCCACATCGTCAACATCAACCCGGCCCCTAATCGGCCGGAAACCGCAAGCCGATAAGACAGTATGACCTCCATCCGCTCCCGCCTGCAACACAGGCTCAATCCCCTGCATGTCTATTGCAGGCTCCGCTCCCTGGGCATGGCCCATCGGCCCGCCGTCATGGTCTCCAGCTGCTGGGAACGCGCCCTGTACCGGCACATCCTGTCCTGATCCGCCGCCCCGCCCGGGGCCGCCCTACGACTCCCGGTACCGCCGGATGAAGGCGTCCAGCCGGTCGCGCTGCCTTTCCATGTGCAGAATCCACGCCTCCAGGACCTCGAGCCCCTCGTTGGTGACCGAATAGACCCGCTTTGCCGGGCCGTCGCCCTCGCTGTCCCAGGAGGACACGACCAGCCCCTCCTCGTCCATCTGGCGCAGGTGGCGGTAGATCATGCCCGGAGGCGCGTCGCCGCTCAAAAAACCGTAGTCCGCGATGGTCTGGATGAGTTGGTATCCGTAGGAAGGCCCGGCCTTGAGGGCCATGAGCAGGGAGGGTTGCACGTACCGTTGCGGCTTGGCGCCGCCCACTTTTTTCGACATTCGTAAAAGTCCTTCTTGACTATATGTGCTTTAAGGATATATATACAGTATAGACAATTATCCATCGAGGCACAACCCAAGGAGGCAACCATGAAGATTATCGTGCGGGAACGCATGCGTTCCGAGGAAGGGACCAAGAAACCGAGGTTCCGCGTTGTCGGCGTCCAGGGCGGCGATCTGAAACTCCACGTCAAACGCATCCGCAAGTGCGAACTCATCGAGTTGGCCGAAATCACCGGGGCCGAAATCGTCTACCTCAGCCGGGACGGCGAGGGCGTCAACAAAGAGGCCTAGTCTCCGGAAGAAGAGGACGCCCGTGCTCTAAGGAAAAGAAATCCCCGTTTCGGGGAGACCAAAAGGCCTTGCCGATGGATTGGCAAGGCCTTTTGTCGTTGTCGCGATGCGGAAAGATAAAAATGGGACCAGGGGGCGGGGATCGACGGCCTTCTTTGGCTTAGGCCTGCCTCTCCCCGCCCCCCGGGCGCCGGATGCGTCAATCCTTGTACACGATGGTGCCCACGTGCTCGCCGTCCAGGGCGGCGTGAAGGTGCTCGGGATGCCGGAGGACGTCGATGATCTGGAAGGACTTCATGGTCTTGGCGTTCTTGAGGAAGGTCAGGACCGGACGTTCGACAATGAGGTCCTCGAGATCGAGCGCAAGGAGCTCGTCCACGTGGATCCTGTCGTAAAATTTGAGCGCGTCGCGGCTCTTGGCCTTTTTGGGATCGCTCTCGAACATGCCCTTCTCGTCCTTGAGGTAGATGAGCGAGCGCGCGCCGATGTTCTCGGCCAGTAGAAAGGCCCCGGAATCGGTCCGGTGGGGCGGGATGGAGCCCTGCTCGGCCGGGTGCTCGAAGAACCCGTAGGGCGGGATGCCGGTGGTGATGGGCAGGTAGCCGAGCTGGCAGTACATGTGCAGCTGCTCCAGGTGGTCGCCGTGGCCGATCAGGGCCCCGCCGTGTTTGGCCAGCAGGACCGAGAGCATCTCGGCGTTCTGGGCCGAGACCTTGTCGCCGAGCTTGGACAGGACGCCGGTGGGCATGCCCAGGTCCACGCCGATGGAGTAGACGTGGCGAGCCCGGGTGCCGCCGCCGCACATGAGCAGGATCTTGTGCTTTTCCTTGGCCTTGACCAGTTCATCGAGGATGGGGAACAGCGCCTTGGCCCCGCGGTCCATGATGGACTGGCCGCCGATCTTGAGCACGTTGACGTCCGGCTGCATGCGGAAGTACTCGCCCGCCTCGGTGCTCGCGAGCAGGGCGCGGTCGACCAGGGACTCGCCCATGAGCGGGGTGTCGATGTGCAGCCGCCCCTTGGCGTCCTTCTCCTTGATGAGCTTGGCCATGCCTTTCCTCCTGCTCGGTTCTTGAGATTCCGAACCATTGTACCTGATGGGGAAAAAATGGCAAGCCGTTTGGAATTACGCTCGACTGAGCATCATGCTCAGATGGAAATCCGCCCCCGTTCGATGATCCAGTTCATGCAGATGCCCACGCCGAAGGCCCAGGCCAGGTTGGAGGCCATGGTGATGCCGAGCATGACCATCATGACGAACAGGCCGGACCGGGTCCGGATGTCCTGGATGGTCAGGGCCAGCTGGGCCCCGGCAAAGAAGAGGAGCATGCCGAGCACGCCCATGGGCAGAAGGTGCAGGACGTTGATGGCCTGGGAGCCCAGAAGCACGGCCAGGGCCACGAAGAGCACGCCGATGATCACGTTGGAGCCCGCGGTGCGCGCCCCGAAGGTGTAGTGCGCGGCCAGGCCGCCCGCGCCGTGGCAGACCGGCATGCCGCCCACCAGGGCCGCGAACACGTTGGCCAGTCCCATGGAGACGCACAGGGCGCGGTCCGTGACCCGCCTGCTCTCGTCGCCGAAATATTCGAAGCTCAGGTCCCGGCTGGCGATGACCGCGTTGCCCATGGTCATGGGAATCTGCGGGGCCACCAGGGCGAGCAGGGCGAAGCTGAAGTCCGGCAGGGTCGGGATGCCGAAGGGCAGGATTTCGGGCAGGTGCACCCCGACGTGGACGTCGGCCAGTTCGCGCCAGGCCCCGAACAGGGTGCCGAAGACCGCCCCGCTGACGACCACCACCAGCCCGGCCGGGTAGCGGGCGCTGCGCAACAGCAGCAGGGCGATGAGCCCGAAGACCACGCCGGAGATGATGGACATGGACACCGGCCCGATGGACTGGACCACCAGAAACGGTTCCGGGACCCCGTCCATGAGCTGGAGCGGGTTCTTGCCCACAATGAGGAAGACGCCCTTGGACAGGAGCAGGATGCCGGTGGACAGCTGCACGCCCCGGATGACCGCCTTGGGCACCAGCCGCGCCACCCGGTCGACCAGGCCGGTGGTCCCGAGAAACAGGAGGATCACGGCCAGGAGGATGCCCGAGGCGGTGATCATTTGGGGCGAGAGGGCCAGGCCGATGGCGTAGGCCGAGATGACCTTCATGGGCTGCACCGCGATGGGCACCCGGTAGTAGAACCCGGCCAGGAGGTACATGAGCCCCACGGTCAGGAACAGCCCGGTGGCGGACATCCCGTTGATCATGATCATGCCGAAGGCCAGCGGCAGCAGGGTCCCCAAGTCGCCCATGGAGCCCGCCCATTCCATCCGGTTGAAGCTGAGTCGCATATGGCTATCCTCTGGTTATTCTCCTCGCACTTTAGGGGGATTTACCAGACTCGGTTCAATGCCCGCAACCGCAATCTGCCGGTTTCACGCCGATTTCACGGACTCCTTTCATCCTGTGCGGCATGCGCAGGCCCGCGCGGCGGAGACACGCCGAGCAAGCCGGCAATTGACTTCCCGCCGTGTTTCCACGACAATTCGGGCCTATTCCGGCACTTTTCCGGCAACCAGGAGCCAAGCATGAAACACGAGTCCGTCAGCAAGCGGGACATGAAGCGGTACCAGCTTCAGGCCAAGTCCATCATCGAGACCCTGCCGTTCATCACCGAATTCTACGGCAAGACCATCGTCATCAAGTACGGCGGCAACGCCATGATCGACGAGGACCTGAAGCGCGCCTTCGCCCTGAACATCATCCTGCTCAAGTACATCGGCATCAACCCGGTGGTCGTGCACGGCGGCGGGCCGCAGATCGGCAAGATGCTCAAGGCCCTGAACATCGAGTCCCACTTCCGCGAGGGATACCGGGTCACGGACCAGGCCACCATGGACGTGGTCGAGATGGTCCTGGTGGGCAAGGTCAACAAGGAGATCGTCAACCTGATCAACCTGCACGGCGGCCAGGCCGTGGGGCTGTCCGGCAAGGACGGGCGGCTGATCACGGCCGAGCCCAAGGAACTGGCCGTGGAGAAGAAGGACGCCCCGCCCGAGATCATCGACCTGGGCAAGGTCGGCGAGGTCACCGCGGTCAATACCAAGCTCATCCACTCGCTGCTCAACGACGGATTCATCCCGGTCATCGCGCCCGTGGGCGTGGACAATGAAGGCGCGACCTACAATATCAACGCCGACTCCGTGGCCGGGGCCGTGGCCACCGCGCTGGGGGCCAAACGGCTGTACCTTCTGACCGACGTGCCCGGCCTGCTCGACGCCGAGGGTGAACTGATCACCTCCCTGACCGCCAAGGAAGCCTTCGAGGCCATCCGCTCGGGCGTGGTCACCGGCGGCATGATCCCGAAGATCACCTGCTGCCTGGAGGCCGTGGCCGGGGTGGAGAAATCGGCCATCATCGACGGCCGGGTGGAAAACTGCATCCTGCTGGAGCTGTTCACCAAGTCCGGTATCGGCACCGAAATCATCTACTAGGCCGGGCCCATGGAACACGGATTTTTCACGATCATCTCCCGGTCCGAATTCGAGGCCCTGCTGCGCGGGTTCGCGCCGCTTTCCCCCGAGACCGTGGACCTGGCCAAGGCGGCCGGGCGCGTCCTGGCCGAAGGCCTGGTCGCACCGCACGACTGGCCCCTGCTCGACCGCTCCTGCATGGACGGGTTCGCGGTCAGCGCCCGCGACGTGTTCGGGTCCGGAGAGTCCAACCCCGGCTACCTGGAATGCGTGGCCGCCCTGCCCATCGACAAGTTGCCGGACACCGTCCTCTCCCCGGGAGAATGCGCGCGCATCGCCACGGGCGGCGTGCTGCCCGAAGGCGCGGACGCCGTGGTCATGGTCGAGCACACCCAGGCCATGCAGGACGAGACCGTGGGCGGGACCATCGAGATACGCAAGTCCGTGGCCCCGGGCGAGAACGTCATGCAGCGCGGCGAGGACGCCCGCAAGGACGCCGAGGCCCTGCCCCCGGGCACGGTCCTGCGGCCCCAGGAAATCGGCCTGGCCGCGGCCCTGGGCTTCGAAAAACTGTCCCTGCGCAAGCGCCCCAGGGTGGGCATCCTGTCCACGGGCGACGAGTTGATAGAAGTCGGCCAGACACCGAAGCCGGGCCAGGTGCGCGACGTGAACACCCACACCGTCGCCGCCCTGGTGGAACAGGCGGGCGGCGCGCCCGTGCCCTACGGCATCGTCAAGGACGACCTCGACAGCCTGAGCCGGGCGCTTGAGCGGGCCATAGCCGAAAACGACGCGGTCCTGCTGTCCGGAGGCAGCTCCATCGGCGTGCGCGACCTCACGGTCCAGGCCATCGAGGCCATGGACGAGGCGGAAATCCTGGCCCACGGGGTGGCCATCAGCCCGGGCAAGCCGACCATCCTCGGCCGCGTGGGCCACAAGCCGGTCATCGGCCTGCCCGGCCAGGTGACCTCGGCCCTGGTCGTGATGCACGTCCTGATCCTGCCGCTTATCCGCCATCTCATGGGCGACGGGAACGCCTTTTCCCCGGCCCGGCGCTGCCTGCGCAAGGCCGAGCTGGCCCGCAACGTGGCCTCCAAGCCGGGCCGCGAGGACTACGTTCGCA
Proteins encoded:
- a CDS encoding putative sulfate/molybdate transporter, which codes for MRLSFNRMEWAGSMGDLGTLLPLAFGMIMINGMSATGLFLTVGLMYLLAGFYYRVPIAVQPMKVISAYAIGLALSPQMITASGILLAVILLFLGTTGLVDRVARLVPKAVIRGVQLSTGILLLSKGVFLIVGKNPLQLMDGVPEPFLVVQSIGPVSMSIISGVVFGLIALLLLRSARYPAGLVVVVSGAVFGTLFGAWRELADVHVGVHLPEILPFGIPTLPDFSFALLALVAPQIPMTMGNAVIASRDLSFEYFGDESRRVTDRALCVSMGLANVFAALVGGMPVCHGAGGLAAHYTFGARTAGSNVIIGVLFVALAVLLGSQAINVLHLLPMGVLGMLLFFAGAQLALTIQDIRTRSGLFVMMVMLGITMASNLAWAFGVGICMNWIIERGRISI
- the argB gene encoding acetylglutamate kinase encodes the protein MKRYQLQAKSIIETLPFITEFYGKTIVIKYGGNAMIDEDLKRAFALNIILLKYIGINPVVVHGGGPQIGKMLKALNIESHFREGYRVTDQATMDVVEMVLVGKVNKEIVNLINLHGGQAVGLSGKDGRLITAEPKELAVEKKDAPPEIIDLGKVGEVTAVNTKLIHSLLNDGFIPVIAPVGVDNEGATYNINADSVAGAVATALGAKRLYLLTDVPGLLDAEGELITSLTAKEAFEAIRSGVVTGGMIPKITCCLEAVAGVEKSAIIDGRVENCILLELFTKSGIGTEIIY
- a CDS encoding molybdopterin molybdotransferase MoeA; this translates as MEHGFFTIISRSEFEALLRGFAPLSPETVDLAKAAGRVLAEGLVAPHDWPLLDRSCMDGFAVSARDVFGSGESNPGYLECVAALPIDKLPDTVLSPGECARIATGGVLPEGADAVVMVEHTQAMQDETVGGTIEIRKSVAPGENVMQRGEDARKDAEALPPGTVLRPQEIGLAAALGFEKLSLRKRPRVGILSTGDELIEVGQTPKPGQVRDVNTHTVAALVEQAGGAPVPYGIVKDDLDSLSRALERAIAENDAVLLSGGSSIGVRDLTVQAIEAMDEAEILAHGVAISPGKPTILGRVGHKPVIGLPGQVTSALVVMHVLILPLIRHLMGDGNAFSPARRCLRKAELARNVASKPGREDYVRIRLEERDGQPPLAHPVLGKSGLLRTIVQAHGLAVIPADSEGLYASELIDIWIV
- a CDS encoding MFS transporter, with the protein product MRRLYLDRNLQYVFGVTLMAVLGVSSIIPALPDIMKGLHLSAVQIGLVISAFTLPGVLFSPLVGIMADRMGRKVLLVPSLFVFSGFGFACFFARTMDQLLILRFFQGVGAAPLGVLYSTMIGDLYHGMERGQAMGYNASVLAMGTAGYPAVGGVLALLGWNYPFLLPLLAVPLGLTILFFMHNPEPKKSGSLKEYFTEAMRRMKTRQAMALFATTLLTFVILYGPLITYLPLLLSHRFAASPATIGLVFLAASGFTGLASFQLGRLTLRFGQRTLLTAAAVLYGLCMLLTPHAPTLLLTIPPVICFGLAQGLNIPTVMTMLTTIAPMEQRGAFMAANGLLLRLAQTVAPMVMGGLYAMGGMDAVFWGGFVCAVAILILARFHIVNINPAPNRPETASR
- a CDS encoding helix-turn-helix transcriptional regulator yields the protein MSKKVGGAKPQRYVQPSLLMALKAGPSYGYQLIQTIADYGFLSGDAPPGMIYRHLRQMDEEGLVVSSWDSEGDGPAKRVYSVTNEGLEVLEAWILHMERQRDRLDAFIRRYRES
- a CDS encoding amino acid kinase family protein: MAKLIKEKDAKGRLHIDTPLMGESLVDRALLASTEAGEYFRMQPDVNVLKIGGQSIMDRGAKALFPILDELVKAKEKHKILLMCGGGTRARHVYSIGVDLGMPTGVLSKLGDKVSAQNAEMLSVLLAKHGGALIGHGDHLEQLHMYCQLGYLPITTGIPPYGFFEHPAEQGSIPPHRTDSGAFLLAENIGARSLIYLKDEKGMFESDPKKAKSRDALKFYDRIHVDELLALDLEDLIVERPVLTFLKNAKTMKSFQIIDVLRHPEHLHAALDGEHVGTIVYKD